TTGTTAGAGGATCGACAAGGGAAGATTGCCCCAGGAAAACCGTGACCACCGTCATTAAACTCAAAGCGCCCACATTGACCCCATCGAGAAAGGTACGAAAAGATTTTGACTGGAGCAGCTTCGGTAAAACTGGATTGAGGGCGATCACAAACAAAAATGATGGCAAAAACATCCCCAGAGTGGCCATCCCAGCCCCAGGAACTCCCGCTAGCAGATAGCCAATAAAAGTCGCTGTGGAAGATAAAGGCCCTGGGGTAATTTGGCCAATGGCGATCGCATCGAGGAGCTGTTGATCTGTGAGCCAACCGAGGCGATCGACTAGATCGGCTCGCAGGAATGCCACGAGTACATAACCACTGCCATAGAGAAAAAAACCTACCTTCAGGAACATCAGGAAGAGCCATCCCAGACTAAAGTTGGCCGGGGTTGCATTTAGAAATAGGAGTAGTGGTGCCGGAGTGATTCCTAGAGTTTGATTGGTTTTAAGCAATTGACGGCCCAACTTTTTGCCCAGGCTTACTAAGCCGCTGATGAGCAGCAACAGCAGTTCATGGAACCCCAGGAGGGATAAAACCACGTTAAAAACCGCTAAGCCAATGCCAAATTTACCCTTGATTGCCTGTTTACCGAGCTTCCAGAGCGCTTGGGCAATAATGGCGATCGCCACCGGTTTGACCCCATAGAGCAGCCATTCCCCCTGGGGAGTCGACCCAAAGCGTTGGTAAGCCCAAGCACAGCCCAGCATTAAACCTATGGCGGGAGCACTAAACCCAATTCCTCCAGCAAACAACCCCCACCAGCCTGCCCGTTTAAACCCTAGGTGAACTGCCATTTCTGTGGAATTGGGGCCGGGAATTAAATTAGTCGCCCCTAAAATATCCAGAAAATCTTGT
The nucleotide sequence above comes from [Synechococcus] sp. NIES-970. Encoded proteins:
- a CDS encoding chromate transport protein, which gives rise to MVQWLRVQEVAQLFTRLGFTAFGGPVAHIAMMHDEVVKKRHWVTEQDFLDILGATNLIPGPNSTEMAVHLGFKRAGWWGLFAGGIGFSAPAIGLMLGCAWAYQRFGSTPQGEWLLYGVKPVAIAIIAQALWKLGKQAIKGKFGIGLAVFNVVLSLLGFHELLLLLISGLVSLGKKLGRQLLKTNQTLGITPAPLLLFLNATPANFSLGWLFLMFLKVGFFLYGSGYVLVAFLRADLVDRLGWLTDQQLLDAIAIGQITPGPLSSTATFIGYLLAGVPGAGMATLGMFLPSFLFVIALNPVLPKLLQSKSFRTFLDGVNVGALSLMTVVTVFLGQSSLVDPLTIGVAIASLLLLIRYQVNSLWLVLGGMAIGLLAPLFPVP